In Leeia aquatica, a single window of DNA contains:
- a CDS encoding LysE family translocator, translated as MNSSVFLGTVAAMYTPLVLSPGPCALLVSRASMVEGRHTGMQAALGITTGAFLWSALAAAGVGVMLGQWPGVIAALQCAGGAYLGWMGVALVRSVQRPAQEVNGDGHETAPAQRAYWRGLATCMTNPQALVFFSSLFGALFTAEVSPLLRLASVLTVVGIALVGYLGQAALFAFPPLQRRYQASQRYLDGVCGVVFLLLGGRLLLQGLAA; from the coding sequence ATGAACAGTAGTGTGTTTCTGGGAACGGTTGCAGCCATGTACACCCCACTGGTATTGAGCCCGGGGCCTTGTGCGCTGTTGGTCAGTCGTGCCTCGATGGTGGAGGGGCGTCATACGGGCATGCAGGCTGCATTAGGCATCACCACTGGTGCCTTCCTGTGGTCTGCGCTGGCTGCGGCAGGCGTCGGCGTCATGCTGGGGCAATGGCCAGGGGTGATCGCGGCCTTGCAGTGTGCCGGGGGGGCGTATCTGGGCTGGATGGGTGTTGCGCTGGTGCGCAGTGTGCAACGTCCTGCGCAGGAGGTGAACGGTGATGGACATGAAACGGCACCTGCGCAGCGAGCCTACTGGCGTGGGTTGGCGACCTGCATGACCAATCCGCAGGCGCTGGTGTTTTTCAGCAGCCTGTTTGGTGCCTTGTTCACGGCAGAGGTATCGCCGCTGCTACGTCTGGCCAGCGTACTGACCGTTGTGGGCATCGCACTGGTGGGCTACCTGGGGCAGGCCGCGCTGTTTGCCTTCCCGCCATTGCAACGCCGGTACCAGGCCTCACAGCGCTATCTGGATGGGGTCTGTGGTGTCGTGTTCCTGCTGTTGGGCGGGCGCTTGCTGCTGCAAGGGCTGGCTGCTTGA
- a CDS encoding SDR family NAD(P)-dependent oxidoreductase produces MQNNTFENKTILVTGASSGIGLASAKAFLAQGAARVYLTGRDAARLDKVAAELGPRAVPVVADSSNLLQLTALAERLEKDGQPLDALFVNAGVAHYNVMGLTSQGEYDTLFRTNVQGVFFTVQTLLPHLKDGGSIVLNASVASSKGMGNLSLYSATKAAVRSFARSWATDLKPRRIRVNAISPGVTMTAIQQGGLGLNDEQLAQMEGWMQEAAPSGRSAQPEEIAAGVLFLASDAASYVNGVELAVDGGLAQI; encoded by the coding sequence ATGCAGAACAACACATTTGAAAACAAAACCATCCTGGTCACCGGTGCCTCATCCGGTATTGGTCTGGCCAGCGCCAAAGCCTTTCTGGCGCAAGGTGCTGCCCGGGTTTACCTAACCGGGCGAGATGCCGCCCGGCTGGACAAGGTCGCAGCTGAGCTGGGACCGAGAGCAGTGCCGGTGGTGGCGGACAGCAGCAACCTGCTGCAGCTGACTGCGCTGGCCGAGCGGCTGGAGAAGGACGGGCAGCCGCTGGACGCGCTGTTTGTGAATGCCGGGGTGGCGCATTACAACGTGATGGGGCTGACCAGCCAAGGCGAGTACGACACCCTGTTTCGTACCAATGTGCAGGGGGTGTTCTTTACCGTGCAAACCCTGCTGCCGCACCTGAAGGATGGTGGCAGCATTGTGTTGAATGCCTCAGTAGCCAGCAGCAAGGGCATGGGCAACCTTAGCCTGTACAGCGCCACCAAGGCGGCTGTCCGCTCCTTTGCCCGCAGCTGGGCGACGGATCTGAAACCACGCCGCATCCGAGTGAACGCCATCAGCCCGGGTGTGACCATGACCGCAATCCAGCAAGGCGGTCTGGGTCTGAATGATGAGCAACTGGCGCAGATGGAGGGCTGGATGCAGGAGGCTGCGCCCAGTGGCCGTTCTGCACAGCCCGAAGAGATCGCCGCCGGTGTGCTGTTCCTTGCTTCAGATGCCGCCAGCTACGTGAATGGCGTGGAGCTGGCGGTGGATGGCGGGCTGGCGCAGATTTAA
- a CDS encoding DUF1203 domain-containing protein has product MSFRIRGLPAAPFEHLLPLSDAALKAQGIQRLIIREPDSAPCRISLQDAAVGERVLLLNHAHHASSSLYAASGPIFIRESARETFDAMNQVPRALRLRLLSVRAYAAHGDMVDADVCEGAQLETLISRFFQQADAQFLHVHHARRGCYACRIDRA; this is encoded by the coding sequence ATGTCCTTTCGCATTCGCGGCCTGCCCGCTGCCCCTTTCGAGCATTTGCTGCCATTAAGCGATGCCGCACTCAAGGCACAAGGCATACAGCGCCTGATCATCCGCGAGCCGGACAGCGCGCCATGTCGCATCAGCCTGCAAGATGCTGCGGTGGGCGAGCGCGTGCTGCTGCTGAACCATGCTCACCATGCCTCCAGCAGTCTCTATGCGGCCAGCGGTCCCATTTTCATCCGTGAGTCCGCACGGGAAACGTTTGATGCGATGAATCAGGTACCGCGTGCACTGCGGCTGCGCCTGCTTAGCGTACGCGCCTACGCAGCCCATGGCGACATGGTGGATGCCGATGTCTGCGAGGGCGCGCAACTGGAAACCTTGATCTCGCGTTTCTTCCAGCAGGCTGACGCCCAGTTTCTCCACGTCCATCACGCACGCCGAGGCTGCTATGCTTGCCGTATCGACCGCGCCTGA
- a CDS encoding LysR family transcriptional regulator codes for MDRLRQMAVFAEVMQAGSFSAAARRLDMTPSAVSQHIRQLEQSLGLVLLHRSTRRLAATEAGSRFYEGCAEMVAAARRAEQALHLLRDEPEGELRLAAPIDFGGLLAQALAPLRRFPRLSVQLLLDDRRVDLIEERVDVAIRVGSQPDSNQVARPLGVIPRQLCAAPAYLASHGMPQHPQDLLAHDWLCRPGGEWLELSGPSGQLERLRVEGRARANQVSTLHALCIAGWGIHIGVGFSDRQALAEGRLLAILPDWHLSGMPAHAVTLRRDAQPAKVRHTLDILTGFFRQADYVLSSSFSLHTEV; via the coding sequence ATGGATAGGCTGAGGCAGATGGCCGTGTTTGCTGAAGTCATGCAGGCGGGCTCATTCTCGGCGGCAGCCCGTCGACTCGATATGACGCCTTCAGCGGTCAGCCAGCACATCCGCCAGCTGGAACAGTCGCTTGGGCTGGTCTTACTGCACCGCTCTACGCGCCGACTGGCAGCCACCGAAGCGGGAAGCCGCTTTTACGAAGGCTGTGCCGAGATGGTGGCCGCGGCCCGCCGGGCAGAGCAGGCGCTGCATCTGCTGCGTGATGAGCCAGAAGGGGAGCTGAGGCTGGCGGCCCCGATTGACTTTGGCGGTTTGCTGGCTCAGGCGCTCGCCCCCTTGCGCCGCTTCCCGCGTCTTTCCGTGCAGCTCTTGCTGGACGACCGGCGGGTAGACCTGATCGAAGAGCGTGTTGATGTTGCCATCCGGGTCGGCTCACAGCCCGACTCCAATCAGGTGGCACGCCCTTTGGGAGTGATACCCCGTCAACTGTGTGCCGCACCGGCTTATCTGGCCTCGCATGGCATGCCCCAGCATCCGCAAGACCTGCTGGCCCACGATTGGCTGTGCCGACCCGGCGGCGAGTGGCTAGAGTTAAGCGGCCCATCAGGTCAACTGGAGCGCCTGCGAGTAGAGGGCCGCGCCCGGGCCAATCAAGTCAGCACACTGCATGCACTGTGCATTGCAGGCTGGGGGATCCATATTGGCGTGGGCTTCAGCGACCGGCAAGCGCTGGCGGAAGGTCGCCTGCTCGCCATCCTGCCAGACTGGCACCTGTCCGGAATGCCAGCCCACGCCGTCACCTTGCGCCGCGATGCACAGCCTGCCAAGGTGCGCCATACACTAGACATTTTGACCGGGTTCTTTCGTCAGGCCGATTACGTATTATCCAGCTCGTTTTCTCTGCACACTGAGGTCTGA
- a CDS encoding bifunctional transcriptional activator/DNA repair enzyme AdaA: protein MMEPPLNLSHFQLVQRAIEYLVAEREQQPSLEQLAQHVGSSPFHLQRLFVAHAGVSPKELLQAMTLQDAKRWLRQSSSTLDTSYAVGLSSTSRLHELFLSVESVSPGEYQRAGAGLTLHWGIFPSLLGPMLLASSPRGLCHASFVEAEEDPIALLQQEWPQARLLHDEVALQITASNLQQRLSGQQPEQRLGILMKGSPFRLQVWQALMRVPAGQICSYSDLARMIGQPQASRAVAQSVASNTLAVLIPCHRVIRQSGELGGYRWGSSRKAALLALERARQDHADLAV, encoded by the coding sequence ATGATGGAACCGCCCCTCAACCTCTCGCACTTCCAGCTGGTACAACGCGCCATCGAGTATCTGGTTGCCGAGCGAGAGCAGCAGCCCTCACTGGAGCAGCTGGCACAACATGTGGGCAGCAGTCCATTCCATCTGCAGCGTCTGTTCGTGGCTCACGCCGGGGTCAGCCCGAAGGAGCTGCTGCAAGCCATGACCCTGCAGGACGCCAAACGCTGGCTGCGCCAGTCCAGCAGCACGCTGGACACCAGCTATGCGGTGGGCCTGTCCAGCACTTCTCGCTTGCATGAGCTGTTTCTCTCGGTGGAGAGTGTCAGTCCGGGCGAGTATCAGCGCGCGGGGGCCGGGTTGACCCTGCATTGGGGCATTTTTCCGTCCTTGCTCGGCCCAATGCTGCTGGCCAGCAGTCCACGTGGGCTGTGCCACGCCAGCTTTGTTGAAGCCGAGGAAGACCCCATTGCCCTGCTGCAACAGGAATGGCCACAAGCGCGGCTGCTGCACGATGAGGTCGCCTTGCAGATCACGGCCAGCAATCTGCAGCAGCGCTTGTCGGGTCAACAACCGGAGCAGCGCCTCGGCATCCTGATGAAGGGCAGCCCCTTCCGCCTGCAAGTCTGGCAAGCGCTGATGCGCGTCCCCGCCGGCCAAATCTGCTCCTACTCGGATCTGGCCCGCATGATCGGTCAACCGCAAGCCAGTCGGGCAGTGGCACAGAGTGTGGCCAGTAATACCCTGGCGGTACTGATTCCTTGTCATCGGGTCATCCGCCAGAGTGGCGAGCTGGGTGGCTACCGCTGGGGCAGCAGCCGCAAGGCGGCCTTGCTGGCGCTGGAACGCGCGCGGCAGGATCACGCGGATCTGGCCGTCTGA
- a CDS encoding LysR family transcriptional regulator → MNSNPSLHDLHILHRVATTLSFRKAALQLQQTPSAVSHAITRLEQQLQVRLFNRTTRSVRPTPAAEQLLQRLAPAFAEIDAALQQLQDSQGELRGRLRINLPRPAAHLLLAPRMGEWHARHPEVELELAINDALVDIVREGFDAGIRFGESLQQGMVATRVGAPVQFVVCAAPSYLAQHGTPQHPAELLQHACLQLRFPSGAYYQWELQREQEKMQLACQGPLASDDLEVLLQGALSGMGLCYHYQAMVAPYVARGELVYVLQDWWPPAEHFYLYHPGRRLRPALLQALVDFLRSPR, encoded by the coding sequence ATGAATTCAAACCCAAGCCTGCACGACCTGCACATCCTGCACCGGGTCGCCACGACCCTCAGCTTTCGCAAGGCCGCGCTGCAGTTACAGCAGACCCCCTCTGCCGTCAGCCATGCCATCACCCGACTGGAGCAACAGCTACAGGTGCGCCTGTTCAACCGCACTACCCGCAGCGTGCGCCCCACCCCCGCGGCCGAGCAACTGCTACAACGGCTGGCACCCGCTTTTGCGGAAATCGACGCCGCCCTGCAACAACTGCAGGACAGCCAGGGAGAGCTGCGGGGCAGACTACGCATCAACCTGCCACGACCAGCCGCGCATCTGCTACTGGCGCCACGGATGGGGGAATGGCATGCCCGCCACCCGGAGGTCGAGCTGGAGCTGGCGATTAATGATGCGCTAGTGGACATCGTGCGGGAGGGGTTTGACGCTGGCATCCGCTTTGGTGAGAGCCTGCAGCAAGGCATGGTGGCCACGCGCGTGGGCGCACCGGTGCAATTTGTCGTGTGTGCAGCCCCGTCCTATCTGGCGCAGCATGGCACACCCCAGCATCCGGCTGAGCTGCTACAGCATGCTTGCCTGCAATTGCGCTTTCCCAGCGGGGCCTATTACCAGTGGGAATTGCAGCGGGAGCAGGAGAAGATGCAGCTGGCCTGTCAGGGCCCGCTGGCCAGCGATGATCTGGAGGTCTTGCTGCAAGGTGCCCTGTCCGGCATGGGGCTGTGCTACCACTATCAGGCGATGGTGGCCCCCTATGTGGCACGTGGAGAGCTGGTCTATGTGCTGCAGGATTGGTGGCCGCCAGCCGAGCATTTCTATCTGTACCACCCCGGCAGGCGGCTGCGGCCCGCACTGCTGCAGGCCTTGGTCGATTTTCTGCGTAGCCCGCGCTGA
- a CDS encoding LysE family transporter has protein sequence MSVAGFLLTVAGLYFPLAISPGPNALLVSRAAVVEGRRYGMLTALGITTGSMTWAALAAAGVGVLISRWPWLMWGLQAVGGLWLARVGWRILRAPSVAQTPRSPGAMPEATDLWRAYWRGVSTCLTNPQALVFFAGMFGALFTPEIPLWLRWSSVATVACISLTIYQLQATVFSHPELQRRYLSVQRGLDRVCSALFILLGLKLIWAVAQAVAGA, from the coding sequence ATGAGTGTGGCAGGTTTTTTGCTGACGGTTGCAGGGCTCTACTTCCCGCTTGCGATCAGTCCGGGACCAAATGCGTTGCTGGTGAGCCGGGCGGCGGTGGTAGAGGGGCGGCGGTATGGCATGCTGACCGCACTGGGGATTACGACAGGCTCGATGACCTGGGCCGCTCTGGCGGCAGCGGGGGTGGGCGTATTGATTTCACGCTGGCCCTGGCTGATGTGGGGGCTACAGGCAGTCGGAGGGCTGTGGCTGGCGCGGGTAGGCTGGCGTATCCTGCGGGCACCGAGCGTCGCCCAAACGCCGCGCTCACCGGGTGCTATGCCGGAGGCTACTGATCTATGGCGTGCCTACTGGCGGGGTGTCAGTACCTGCCTGACCAATCCGCAGGCACTGGTTTTCTTTGCCGGTATGTTCGGCGCCTTGTTCACGCCCGAGATTCCCCTCTGGTTGCGTTGGTCAAGTGTGGCGACGGTGGCCTGCATTTCGCTGACCATTTACCAGCTGCAGGCGACAGTGTTCTCTCACCCGGAACTACAGCGCCGCTACCTCAGCGTGCAGCGGGGGCTGGACCGGGTGTGCAGTGCCTTGTTCATCCTGTTGGGGCTCAAGTTGATCTGGGCGGTGGCTCAGGCAGTGGCTGGGGCATGA
- a CDS encoding DUF2214 family protein produces the protein MSALLASLHHLLLFTLIASLSVEYALLSTPLSLPRANALQRADLMYGLSALGALLVGFSRAGLYEKGMAYYSHSLPFWIKVGAFALAGLLSIRPTQVFLGWRSRTQQGEVPDLDEQQRLRLQRTVALELLLLMVMLVCAALMARGVGYLG, from the coding sequence ATGTCTGCCCTGCTGGCCAGCCTGCATCATTTGCTGCTGTTTACCCTGATCGCATCCTTGAGTGTCGAGTATGCGCTGCTCTCTACTCCGCTCTCCCTGCCAAGGGCCAATGCCCTGCAGCGGGCAGACCTGATGTATGGCCTGTCTGCCTTGGGCGCGCTGCTGGTTGGTTTCAGCCGGGCGGGGCTCTATGAGAAAGGCATGGCGTACTATAGCCATAGCCTGCCGTTCTGGATCAAGGTCGGTGCTTTTGCGCTGGCCGGGCTGCTGTCGATACGCCCCACCCAGGTCTTTTTGGGCTGGCGCAGCCGCACCCAGCAAGGTGAAGTGCCTGATCTGGATGAACAGCAGCGCCTGCGCCTGCAACGTACTGTGGCGCTGGAGCTGCTGTTGCTGATGGTGATGCTGGTGTGCGCCGCATTGATGGCCCGAGGAGTAGGCTATCTGGGCTAG
- a CDS encoding NAD(P)-dependent oxidoreductase, with product MKIALIGATGYVGTPLLQELLQRGHQVTVLARQPEKLQAQAGLTVVKADVYDAAQVAQAVTGHDAVISAFNPGWAEAALYDLFLQGSRAILAGIKQAGIKRVLIVGGAGSLYVAPGVQFIDTDAFPAEYKAGASAAREVLRWLPAETGLDWSFVSPPPLLVPGERSGNYRLGGDDMWPMVNGQPATITTADLAVAMVDEIEQGRHLQRRFTVAA from the coding sequence ATGAAGATCGCACTGATTGGCGCAACCGGTTATGTAGGCACCCCGCTGCTGCAGGAGCTGCTGCAACGCGGCCATCAAGTGACCGTGCTGGCCCGCCAGCCGGAAAAGCTGCAAGCCCAGGCCGGGCTGACGGTGGTCAAGGCCGATGTCTATGATGCGGCGCAAGTGGCGCAAGCCGTCACCGGGCACGATGCGGTGATCAGTGCATTCAATCCCGGCTGGGCTGAGGCGGCCTTGTATGACCTGTTCCTGCAAGGCAGCCGTGCCATCCTCGCCGGTATCAAGCAGGCCGGTATCAAGCGCGTGTTGATTGTAGGTGGCGCAGGCAGCCTGTATGTGGCACCGGGCGTGCAGTTTATTGACACCGATGCCTTCCCGGCAGAATACAAGGCGGGTGCATCCGCAGCGCGTGAAGTGCTGCGCTGGTTGCCGGCTGAAACCGGGCTGGACTGGAGCTTTGTGTCGCCGCCACCGCTGCTGGTACCGGGTGAGCGCAGCGGGAACTACCGCCTGGGTGGCGATGACATGTGGCCCATGGTCAACGGCCAACCGGCCACCATCACCACGGCTGATCTGGCTGTCGCCATGGTCGACGAGATCGAGCAAGGCCGTCACCTACAGCGCCGTTTCACGGTTGCAGCGTAA